In a genomic window of Methanogenium sp. S4BF:
- the sepS gene encoding O-phosphoserine--tRNA ligase — protein MKFNPDEYRELARTDFEHAWNKGPEIIDPVGAANKYPRYRYKSARRHPIAETTSRLREAYLSIGFDEARVPLFIDEKDVYRQFGPEASAVLDRVFYLGGLPRPNVGIGKERISQIERILGKKLGEEGEERLRETLHAYKKAEVDGDELTYELAKVLGCDDALVVRMMDEVFPEFRALAPESSRTTLRSHMTSGWFLSLGAMWDRLPHPIRQFSIDRCFRREQEEGPTRLMTYHSASCIVAGEHVTVEDGKAVAAALLKAFGFEDFEFRPDEKRSKYYIPDTQTEVYARHPVHGWVEVATFGMYSPSALAEYGVGVPVMNLGLGVERLAMIEYQADDVRQLTHPQFFPPVFTDAELAAGIGLREAPQTREGILMAEAILKTATAHAQEESPCSFEAWDGECCGTRIRVFVEEEEENSRLCGPAVFNEIYVEDGKILGVPDTSKFAKVRENGAAAGISYLEAVANLAAARIEEAACSGEGTHVQVKMAKIPSDVNLKIENYVMRTITDNNKKTDVRGPVFVAVRSVLDG, from the coding sequence ATGAAATTTAATCCAGATGAATACCGGGAATTAGCACGTACTGACTTTGAACACGCCTGGAATAAAGGACCGGAGATCATAGATCCGGTCGGGGCAGCCAACAAATATCCGCGGTACAGATACAAATCCGCCCGCCGCCATCCCATTGCAGAGACTACGTCACGCCTGCGTGAGGCATATCTCTCTATTGGGTTTGATGAGGCGAGGGTGCCGCTTTTTATCGATGAGAAGGATGTCTACCGCCAGTTCGGGCCTGAGGCATCCGCGGTTCTTGACCGCGTTTTCTATCTCGGCGGGCTGCCGCGCCCGAACGTGGGTATCGGCAAAGAACGGATCTCACAGATCGAGCGCATTCTTGGCAAAAAACTGGGTGAAGAGGGAGAAGAACGCCTCCGTGAGACCCTGCATGCATACAAGAAGGCAGAGGTGGACGGTGACGAACTCACCTATGAACTGGCAAAAGTACTCGGCTGTGACGACGCCCTTGTCGTGCGCATGATGGACGAGGTATTCCCTGAATTTCGTGCACTGGCACCGGAATCCTCGCGGACCACCCTGCGCTCGCACATGACCTCAGGCTGGTTCCTCTCCTTAGGGGCGATGTGGGACCGTCTGCCCCATCCTATCCGCCAGTTCTCCATCGACCGCTGTTTCCGGCGGGAGCAGGAGGAGGGACCCACCCGCCTGATGACCTATCACTCCGCCTCCTGTATTGTTGCCGGTGAGCATGTGACCGTGGAGGACGGCAAAGCGGTCGCAGCGGCCCTTCTGAAGGCATTCGGGTTCGAGGACTTTGAGTTCCGGCCGGATGAGAAGCGGTCCAAATATTATATTCCTGACACCCAGACCGAAGTGTATGCACGCCACCCGGTGCATGGCTGGGTGGAAGTCGCCACCTTTGGCATGTACTCTCCTTCCGCCCTCGCTGAATACGGCGTCGGTGTCCCGGTGATGAACCTTGGTCTTGGGGTGGAGCGTCTCGCGATGATTGAGTACCAGGCAGATGACGTCCGCCAGCTCACTCACCCGCAGTTCTTCCCGCCGGTCTTCACCGATGCAGAACTTGCCGCAGGCATCGGCCTGCGGGAGGCGCCGCAGACAAGAGAGGGAATCCTCATGGCAGAGGCAATTCTGAAGACTGCCACGGCTCACGCTCAGGAGGAGAGCCCCTGTTCCTTTGAGGCATGGGACGGAGAGTGCTGCGGCACACGTATCCGTGTCTTTGTCGAGGAAGAGGAGGAGAACTCACGTCTCTGCGGCCCAGCGGTATTCAATGAAATCTATGTCGAAGACGGCAAGATTCTCGGGGTGCCGGACACGAGCAAGTTTGCCAAGGTGAGAGAGAATGGTGCTGCCGCAGGCATCTCATACCTTGAAGCAGTTGCAAACCTCGCTGCCGCACGCATCGAGGAGGCGGCCTGTTCCGGTGAGGGCACCCATGTGCAGGTAAAGATGGCAAAGATCCCGTCTGATGTAAATCTCAAAATTGAGAACTATGTGATGCGGACAATCACCGACAATAACAAGAAGACTGATGTCCGCGGACCGGTGTTTGTCGCAGTCCGGAGTGTCCTGGACGGATAA
- a CDS encoding TMEM175 family protein — MKKPDISKLTDLLEKNRIEALTDGVYAIVLTLSVLMIGTGLYSGSVASSTFYSSVNEAIPQIFNYAVSFLLLSIFWIVHHRQMNKISHVDSIYIWLNLVSLFFITLVPFTTNLNDDFSEYPLAVAIYAGNIMLISLSYTLSWAYATRGRRLLSAGVPDSAITDGIRRGLLTSAVSLIVIGAAYFIASEWATIFYLLIIIIGFIVKKPGQNAASK, encoded by the coding sequence ATGAAGAAACCGGATATCAGCAAATTAACCGACCTTCTCGAAAAAAACAGGATTGAAGCCCTTACCGATGGGGTGTATGCGATTGTTCTCACACTCTCCGTCCTGATGATAGGAACCGGACTCTATTCGGGGTCGGTTGCAAGCAGCACATTTTACTCCTCCGTTAATGAGGCAATCCCCCAGATCTTCAACTATGCGGTTTCGTTTCTTCTGCTCTCCATCTTCTGGATTGTACACCACCGGCAGATGAACAAAATTTCTCATGTCGATAGCATCTATATCTGGCTGAACCTGGTGAGCCTCTTTTTTATCACGCTTGTTCCGTTCACGACAAACCTGAACGATGACTTTTCCGAATATCCCCTGGCAGTTGCCATCTATGCGGGAAATATCATGCTCATCAGCCTTTCATACACTCTCAGCTGGGCTTATGCGACTCGGGGCCGGCGGCTTCTGTCTGCCGGGGTGCCGGACTCGGCTATCACCGACGGGATTCGCCGTGGCCTGCTGACATCTGCTGTCTCTCTTATCGTCATTGGTGCAGCATATTTCATCGCATCAGAGTGGGCGACAATATTCTATCTTCTCATCATCATCATTGGGTTCATCGTTAAAAAACCAGGCCAGAATGCGGCCTCCAAATAA
- a CDS encoding metal-dependent hydrolase, translating to MDSFTHAFAIAIPLLLAGNAILVPFAVIGAVIPDIDAIFFFVSDDEPSRYIFTHGGITHSIAGAALLSLAAFIALYLLSTISWFGQYFPEKVTLMAGFAILTGAMLHILLDYLAYPGIPLLWPFSTEKFTLGIFPGPSLPILIASLALLCLILTRRAGNGVCQGYMVVFLAIILIYAGLAVYANAETDGKAIPTINPGRFITIEETDGSFVVRPFDILHGSGAEILYRKYTNITPAEVAGIAMLPEVERLYYHSYIVTAERRGESIVLRDPLREEKVFRYPLDHSSLVIPVRDTLSG from the coding sequence GTGGACTCATTCACCCATGCCTTTGCCATCGCAATCCCGCTATTACTCGCAGGCAACGCCATCCTTGTCCCTTTTGCCGTGATAGGTGCGGTGATCCCGGATATTGATGCGATATTCTTTTTTGTTTCGGATGATGAACCGTCCCGGTATATCTTCACCCATGGCGGAATCACCCACAGCATTGCGGGTGCAGCACTCCTCTCCCTTGCGGCGTTCATCGCCCTGTACCTCCTCTCCACCATTTCATGGTTCGGGCAGTATTTTCCGGAGAAAGTTACCCTCATGGCAGGCTTCGCCATTCTCACCGGTGCGATGCTGCACATTCTCCTTGACTATCTCGCCTATCCCGGCATTCCCCTCCTATGGCCGTTTTCAACAGAAAAGTTCACGCTCGGCATCTTTCCCGGGCCGTCCCTCCCCATCCTGATAGCAAGCCTCGCCCTGCTCTGTCTTATCCTGACCAGAAGGGCAGGAAACGGAGTCTGTCAGGGATATATGGTCGTATTTCTCGCAATTATTCTCATATACGCAGGACTTGCCGTATATGCAAACGCGGAGACTGACGGGAAGGCGATTCCCACCATAAATCCCGGCCGCTTTATTACCATTGAAGAGACAGACGGTTCCTTTGTCGTCCGCCCGTTTGACATCCTCCACGGCAGCGGTGCAGAAATCCTGTACCGCAAGTACACAAATATCACCCCTGCAGAAGTGGCAGGCATTGCTATGCTGCCTGAAGTGGAGCGGCTCTATTACCATTCATACATTGTCACCGCAGAACGCAGGGGTGAAAGCATTGTACTCCGCGACCCGCTCAGAGAAGAGAAGGTCTTCCGCTATCCGCTTGACCATTCGTCCCTCGTGATTCCGGTCCGGGACACCCTTTCCGGATAG